TTTATGTCCTTGTTCCATCAATCCTGAATGGCTGCAAGCATACAGCACGGAGATGAAGGTTATTCCATCAGGCCTCATCCTGTGCTCCTCCATTTTATGGAAAAGTTGGATTGCCTCCTCTCCATAGCCATGCATTGCTAGTGCTGCAATCATTGATGTCCAAGACACAATGCTCTTCTTCTCCATCTCCCAATCAAAAACTCTAGACGCCATAAGAATGCCCCCACACCTTGCATACATGTCCAAGAGTGCATTGCCCACAGAGATAATGCTACCAAGCCCAGCCTTCTCTATGTGCGCGTGCAAGATCTTGCCCGACTCTAAAGCCCCTGCTTGAGCACATGCTGAGAGGACACCAGTCAAGCTCACCTCATTCGGCCTGCATCCCTCCCTCAGCAATTCCCGAAAGAAGCCGAAAGCATCACCGAAAAGCCCATTGCTGGCAAAGCCAGTGATCATGGTACTCCAGGATACCGCATCCTTGTTAGGCATTGAAAGAAATAAACTCCTCGCAGACCCCAACTCACCAGCTTTTGTGTAACCCGCAAGCATGACATTCCAAGAAGTCGAATTCTTCCAGGGCATTCGTTCGAAAAGCCTCTCCGCGCCCTCTACATCATCCACCCGAAAACAAGCAGTTACAATGGCATTCCAAGCAACGACGTTTGGTTGGGGTATATCATCGAACGCCTTCCGAGCAGAGGCCAGGCAGCCACGTTCCGCATACATGCTGACGAGCGTAGTCCCAACGAAGAGATGTGACTCAAAACCATGATGAATGACGTGAGAATGGAGTTGCCACCCGACGTTCGGTGACTTACAATTGGCAGCCGCCTTAAGGACGAAGGCGAACGAGAAGCTATCAGGAGGGACCGAGTCCCGCCGCATTTGGTTGTAGGTGAGGAGGGAGTGGTGGGGGTGATCGGATTCGGAGAGCCCGCGGATGAGGGTGTTGTACATGAAGGGGTCGGGGGAGGGGATGTGGGAAAAGAGGCGGCGAGAGTAGTCCAATGCGTCGGCGAGGGTGGTGGCGGCGAGGAGGAGGAGCTTCCCGGCGATGAGGGGGTCGGCGTCGAGGCCGGTCTTGGAGGCATGCGCATGGATTTGTTTGAGGTGGCTGAGGGTCTTGCAGTCTCTCAGCAGGGAGATGCATTGCAAGTGGTGGTTAATGCTCATGTGGCGAATCCCCCTACATCTCATTAGATTTGAACTAAATAACCTGACAACAGATCTATTgatgtattatatatattaacatatttacatgcatgcatacattcaTGTTCCAACTGACTTGTTAGATGAAACAATAGCTTTAGAAGATTCATCAAATACAAGTTTAAAATCCAATAATGATGGGGTCTGGATCCTCAACAAAGCTGTTAAGACCAACttgaattgatgcatatatgattaaCTTCTCATGTGAATGCAAATCTTCTCGGATCTCATTCTCGTAATCTGATTCTTGTAATTTGACATGTAGATGGAGGCCAAAGGTGCGACCTCAACTACCATGTTGTTGCCTTTCTCTTCATTGAAGGTCCtggacctttttcttttttcctttctttcaagAAAGACCACTTTAAGCACTGATAAAGTATGGAAAACTCCTGTGTGTAACATTTCAGATGAATTTTGACATTTAAGCTTGATAAAATGCCATAAAAGGATCACAATGAAATCAAGTATAACATAGACCAATTTTGAATGCAAAAGGGGTGATGCAGTCAGTGTAAATCCAAAACTTCAAAAACTCCCAATTCTGAGATTAATTtgtaattttatgaatttattcgggtaagaaaatataaatttgtaAAGTACAACAAATTGGATTGTTTCTATTGTTCAGAATTGGCATCTTCAACCAGCTCTTGGATGCAAAACTCCCCTGCAAAATAGATAACCCAGATCCATTGGTGACCTTAAGAGGGGTTCTGGACCAATAGTATTATGATTATTTTCTGTAATTTTTCATTATCCATgatcatctataatttttttgtagatcttgaaAATGTAAAGATATATTTGCCTGAAGGTGACAAGCAGAATATTTTGTTTCTGAGTTTGTAGATCGAGAAGTTTATTAATCACTACATTTAGATCAATCACCGATAGAGATAAAGATTCTTGGACAcaaacatctatatatatatttatttatgtattgtATGGTTTTGATTTCTCATGATCGATTTTGATGGATATGTGATTGTCAGTATAACTATTCTTACTTTTTGCATTACATATATTTATTGGTGCCTTTTTGGATGGTTTGAATTGCGATATCGGTTACTGAaagttttgaaaaaaatataataattatagtaTTTTTTTGGTATAATTGAGATTAATAAGTTGATGATCAAGGAAGAGATATTTGGACTAGCCATGTTAAATTACGAATAGCATCACCATGGGTAGGAATGTAATAATGAGAATAGCCCATCATGGGTAGAAATATGATTCTAAGAATAGCCCACTATTGGTCGAAATATAGCATTGAGAATAGCACGCCATGGATAGAAATATGGTACTGAGAATAGCTCCACCATGGATAAAAATGTGGTACTTGAGTTTGCTAATCAGAGGCTGAAGCTTGaccataattagtccaaaatcctAAAAACAATTGTTGATTGATCCAGATCATATTAATGAGATATGGATGATGAGATATGAAATCACAAGTAAAAAGAGTTTTCTTAATGATATATGTGTActatatcaattttgaaaaaatggATGGACATTTAATGGTATATAATGTATATTTTGTATATATCATTATTGAGTTATAGTGaatacttgatatgagattttatgGTTTATATTCTCTATTTCATACTATTTATctgttatttttagattatactcCTATATTGATGTAAGTGTATGAGGATTTTTAGTGGGCTATAAAGCTCAcaatccttttcttttcttttttagagttATAAGATGTTTGTACTTAGCTAAGGCTGggatctcgatttgaaaagattgaTTAAATAAAGCATCATCAATAATAGTTAGATAATCgagttttataaattatttaagatttgatatttattaatataaaatatatgttataAATTGAGATCAATGATATTTCGGGATTTTGAGATTATAATGATTTTtaagaccttgcatattctttaggatcttGTCCTAAGGAGTTTATGGCTGTATGTGGCCGATTCTAATGCTAGATTTGGGGCATGacaaaatagtatcagagcatagatTATGATCACTAAGGATTGTGACTTATATAGTATttgagcttaggttatgatcactaagaATAtgatagaagtagaagaaattgatTTAGAGTTGAGGCTTCAGTTTGTTAAGTATTATGATAAATTTATGTACAGAGATTGGAATATGATGAGCATAAAAAGGTGATTGATGTTTTTGACTTCAATAGGTGGAATGTGATCTAAGATATGAGAGTGTGAGATGTTGACTATAAAATTTAGTATATTAAATAAGTTGGTTATATAGggtcatatatatttatgtaattATCATTTAATTGATTTGGATCCCTAAGTTGATATATGCCTAAATTTTAATAGCCTTCTAGTTTTGTTATTAactatttagttgtaaattttagatttattagaagGAAGTTATTTAGGGTATGGCCTACAAAAGAATTTTATCGTATGAGGGAGGAATATTCTTTGAACATTGAACATGATGTATGAAACTTGCAtgcgatgaaaaatatatatggttCTATTGGtggatttgattttattataaGGATATGCAATATACATTTTGATggaatttttgattatttaaattatcatatttggatctgattacttgattttttttcgtatatttgtcaaaa
This genomic window from Elaeis guineensis isolate ETL-2024a chromosome 13, EG11, whole genome shotgun sequence contains:
- the LOC105056585 gene encoding pentatricopeptide repeat-containing protein At1g74630, with the translated sequence MRCRGIRHMSINHHLQCISLLRDCKTLSHLKQIHAHASKTGLDADPLIAGKLLLLAATTLADALDYSRRLFSHIPSPDPFMYNTLIRGLSESDHPHHSLLTYNQMRRDSVPPDSFSFAFVLKAAANCKSPNVGWQLHSHVIHHGFESHLFVGTTLVSMYAERGCLASARKAFDDIPQPNVVAWNAIVTACFRVDDVEGAERLFERMPWKNSTSWNVMLAGYTKAGELGSARSLFLSMPNKDAVSWSTMITGFASNGLFGDAFGFFRELLREGCRPNEVSLTGVLSACAQAGALESGKILHAHIEKAGLGSIISVGNALLDMYARCGGILMASRVFDWEMEKKSIVSWTSMIAALAMHGYGEEAIQLFHKMEEHRMRPDGITFISVLYACSHSGLMEQGHKFFQEMESTYGIERSIEHYGCMVDLYGRAGLLDKAYEFITNMPMKPNAIIWRTLLGACSIHGNVRLAEHVREKLSELDPSDSGDYVLLSNIYAVAGKWKDVASVRRSMSEQRIQKTPGWSSIEVDKVVYTFVASDDISDVKEEAHKKLTEVMLRLKMEGYVPEIMSVLHDVEEEEKEDAILRHSEKLAVAFGLARMHGESVIRIVKNLRICPDCHTVMKLISKVYKREIVVRDRSRFHSFSEGSCSCRDYWEQLKS